Genomic DNA from Caballeronia sp. TF1N1:
ACCGCATTCTCGGCGAGCGGCTCGGACTGGACGACGCGGCCATCGCGCGTTTGCGCGCTGCGAATATCGTTTATTGAAATCATCAGGAGACCTAGTCATGCAAGATCAGACCGCCGCGCCCGCATTCCCGATGCGCCGATGCCCCTTCGCGCCGCCGCAGGAATACGGCGAGATTCGCAAGCAGGAAGGACTCTCGCGCGTCACCATGCCCGACGGCACGCAGGCATGGATCGCGACGCGCTATGAAGACGTCCGCGCGATCCTCGGCGACAACCGGTTTTCCACCGTGCCGTCCACGCCGGGTTATCCGTTTATCGCACCGGCGCGCGCCTCGCTGCTGATGAACGAGCATCCGCCGACCATCATTCGCATGGACCCGCCGGATCACACGCGCTATCGCCGCATGCTGACCAAGGAATTCATGGTTCACCATGTCGAAGCCATGCGGCCCGAGTTGCAGAACACCGTCGATATTCTGATCGACGAACTCGAAGCGAAAGGCTCGCCCGCCGATCTGTTCGAAGACTTCGCGCTCGCGGTGCCGACCACGGTGATCTCGCGCATTCTCGGCGTGCCCTATGAAGATCGCAATTTCTTCCAGGAGCGCAGCAAGGCCAAGCTCGATCTCACCGCCGATCCCGAAGTGCCGGTGCGCGCCGGTGCGGAAATGCGCGAATACCTCGACCGCCTCATCACCGAAAAGATGAAGGAGCCGGGCAATCGCAGCGATCTCATCAGCCGCCTGGTGACGAGTCAGGTCGTGCCCGGCCATATGACGCGTGAAGAAGCGCTCGCAACGGTCGAACTGCTGCTGATGGGCGGGCACGAAACCACCGCGAACATGATCGCGCTCGGTGCGCTGTCGCTGCTGCTCAATCCGGCGCAGAAAGATGCCTTGGTGGCCGATCCATCGCTAGTGCGCAATACGGTGGAAGAGATGCTGCGCTTTCACACCATCGTGCATTACAACGGGCCGCGCGTTGCGCTCGAAGACGTCACGGTGGCCGGCACGCAAATCAAAAAGGGCGAGGGCGTGCTCGCGCTTATCAGCGCCGCGAATCGCGATCCGAACGCGTTTCCCGAGCCGGATTCCTTCGATATCCATCGCGATGCGCTGCATCACGTTGCGTTCAGCTATGGCGTGCATCAGTGCCTCGGACAACCGCTCGCGCGCGCGGAATTGCAGATCGTTTTCACGACGCTGTTCCAGCGCTTGCCGAAGCTGCGGCTCGCGGT
This window encodes:
- a CDS encoding cytochrome P450; translated protein: MQDQTAAPAFPMRRCPFAPPQEYGEIRKQEGLSRVTMPDGTQAWIATRYEDVRAILGDNRFSTVPSTPGYPFIAPARASLLMNEHPPTIIRMDPPDHTRYRRMLTKEFMVHHVEAMRPELQNTVDILIDELEAKGSPADLFEDFALAVPTTVISRILGVPYEDRNFFQERSKAKLDLTADPEVPVRAGAEMREYLDRLITEKMKEPGNRSDLISRLVTSQVVPGHMTREEALATVELLLMGGHETTANMIALGALSLLLNPAQKDALVADPSLVRNTVEEMLRFHTIVHYNGPRVALEDVTVAGTQIKKGEGVLALISAANRDPNAFPEPDSFDIHRDALHHVAFSYGVHQCLGQPLARAELQIVFTTLFQRLPKLRLAVSPEEIKFRHDAFVYGVGALPVEW